Genomic window (Lutra lutra chromosome 17, mLutLut1.2, whole genome shotgun sequence):
CAGCAGGACATTCCAGGCCTAGAGCTAGAGCAGGAGGAAGGCCTGTGAGGCTCGCCATGCACGTACCCTGCAGCCGCCGGCTCAGCTCCTTGGTAAAGAGGATGATGGCCAGCTTACTCTGGCAATAAGCCGCTCTGGTGTCATACTTCCTCTTCTCCCAGTTCAAGTCGTCAAAGTCTACGTGTCCTGCGATGTGGGCCAAGGACGAGAGGTTGATGATCCGTGAAGGGGCTGAGGCTTTCAGTCTATCCAGCAGCAAGTTTGTCAAGAGAAAGTGACCTAGAGGAAGGACAACGAAGACCGTTTTCACTGAATTCTTAGCTGGTACATAGGATCGTACTGACAATGGTACCTTCTTTGACCCTCCCAGTAGCCCAGGGCTCTCGACAGGGGCCAGTTCTCTCCCCCACGGGACATCTGGCAAGGTTAGAGGTTCCAGTCATCCTAactccagagagagaagggggtgctCCTGGCATCTGGTGGGAGGCGGCCAGGGACGCTGCTGGACACCCTGTAGTGCCCAGGATGGGCCCAGAGCAAAGAGGGACCCAGCCGCAGGCATCAGGCCCTAGAAGAACCCCGAGGGGACGGACCACCTCCCGCGCCGCCCTCAGCAACAGAACTGCGGGCTGTGCACGGGACTGCCCAGtgaaagactacatttcccagactcccttgcagcaACGTCAGGTCATGTGACTGCATCCCAGCCAATAGGACCCGAATGATAGCAACGTGTGTTACGACCTCCAGGGCCTCGGCACGGGCCTTATTTGGAGAAGGGTCTTCACAAGTGAAAATGAGGTCGCtaggtgggccctaatccagtgaCTGGCGCCCACCCAGTATCTACCCCCTTTCCCTTACTAACAGAACTCCAGTCACATCCAGGGTGACAGTGGGTGGACAGAATGAGTGACTGATGGACAGGCAGACTGGAGGACAAAGGGTCACATGGccaagagatgggcagaggatCCGAAGGACTGACAGAGCATCCAGCAACGAAGGGGAGCCTTGGAGCCCGAGTCCAGCCCGCCGGAGACGCCGCTCGCACCCAGGTCCGCGACACGCCACGCAGCCCTCAGCCCGGGCCCTCACCCAAGTAGTTAACGCCAAACTGCATCTCGAAGCCGTCCTCCGTGGTCCAGTGCGGGCACCGCATCACGGCTGCATTGTTGACCAGAACGtgcacctgcttctcctctggaAGACAGGGGTGAGGGCGGACGCCGTCAGCATCTGGGCCTGCGCGGAGAGCCAGCGCAGCCGTGGGGACAGTGCCCCCAGCACTGGGctgaacagtgcctggaacattcACGTCCACCTGGAGCCTGTGAATGCAACCCGTGTTTGGAAAGAGTCTTTGCAGAAAGTCATCAGGTTAAGAGAAGGTCACAGCATGGGCCCTACCCTGGGAGGACACAGACCAAGACCCCccagggagacagaggcagagactgcaGCAACACGGCAACCAGCTGAGCATCGCCGGGGACCGGCAACCACCGCCAGAGGCGGGAAGAGGCAGAGGGCCTTCTCCGGTCTCGGGAACAGGGCCGCCCAGCTGACGCCCTGATCTCAGACTTGCCTCCACAACCCTGAAGAGAACGGGTGCTCATCTCAAGCTACTCATTTGCTGCACTTGGCCACAGCAGCCCCAGAGACAGATACACGCCCACCTAAGGCCTGGAGGTCTCTcctggagagggaaagaagccacaCCCACAGGGGCCTCGGGCATCGGACTGAGGGTTACTCGTGGGCCCAGCTCGCTGAGCAGCCAGTGCTGCACCCGATTCCAGACCTAGCACCTTCCTCCCGTATCGGCTAGAGAGGCCGCTCTGAGAAAGCGCCACACAATGGGCCGCTTGAACGTACTGTGTGCCGGCCCTGCAGGTGGGAAGCCCGCGGTCCGTGCATCTCAGGGCTGTTTCCTTCTGAGGACCGACGGCCACAGGGGAGAATCTGCGCTAGGCtctctcctgggctcccaggtGACTCAACTCCCAGTCTCTTCCCTTGGACCTGTCTGCGTGCTCACCTCCCCTCTGTATGAGGACACCAGGCTTAACCACCTCCACACAGACCCTCTGCAGATCAGGTCTCGTGCTGAGGTCCTGGGGGTCAGGACCCCAACGCACCTTCAGAGGGACACAGGGGAACCCACACACTCAGGAAGTGCTTTCCAGGATCCGTGGAGACAACAAACTAGTTATCGAGCACCGACGCAACGGCCTCTGCCTGGCTGTTGGAAGGGCCAGCACAGCCCTTGGGAGCTcccaccctggagccccaggcTCTACCCTGGGCAGCTATACAACCCTGGCCGAGTCACACAGCTTCTCTGTGACTCGGTTTCCCCTCTGTAAAAACAGGTAACACGTGCACTGCTAGGCCCAATGAGGGAGAAAAAGCAGCACAGCTCCTCACGTTTGATGGCCTCTGATTATATAAAAAAGCGAAGGGAggggcctgggcggctcagtctgttaagtgtctgactcttggtttcagctcaggtcgtgatctcagggtcatgagatcgagccccgggttGGGCTGCACTGGGCGCAGGgttccatccctccctctgctccttccccctccgCTCATGAAACCCCTCTGTAAAAAGGACAAAAGCCACAGGGTGGTCTCTACACCTGCCTGCTTTATAAATGCACAGACTGTCTCCAGAAGGTCACGCGAGGACCCCAAGCGCCGCTGAGGAAGGCAGCGGTAGCCGGAGACAGGGAGGTGCCGGCTGCACCCCCGTTTGTCCTTTCTGAATGTTTAATCCCGTAAAATGGTACTCCTGTTTGAAAACATAAAGACATGAACCAGTTCTGAGAACATCCGGTGGGGAGCGAAATGAGTGAGTCAGGGAGGCGGAGTGTGGGAAACGCGGCGGAATCCCTGCACCTGCGGAAAGAGACACCCAGCAGACCCTCAAGGGCCGGAAGCCACAGGAACCGCCGGCTCAGTCAGCATTTCCGCCGTCTCCAGCCAGCTAACCCACCCGCCAGCTCCCCGCACACCTGACCGCACCCGGGCCTCTGCGTCTTGTCGGCTCCGATGCCCACGGAGCTCGTCTTCCTGCAGAGCGGGAGTCCCACAGAGCAGACTTGCCCTGTAAGGGCCCAGACTACGAATTGTTGGCTTTGCaggccacagggcctttgctgcCGCCGGACTAAAGCAGCCGCAGGTAACGCGTAAACTAACGGGCACGACTGGGTGCCGAGAACTGTACTGGCGGACGCAGATAATAAACTTCCACACAGTGCTCGCATACCCAGAAATATTACTCTTCCAATTTAGGCAACGgttgaaatgtaaaatgtttccaCGTGACAATGGAAGGAGCTATAAAAATGTACAACCTTCACCCGTAGAGACGTGCACCTGTCCGAAAACACCAGCGCCACACCATGGGACTTGTGGCCACCCAGGACCTCACCCCCCAAGGCCGGCGTCGTCCCTCCTACCTTCAGTGATCTTCGCGGCAAACTCTCGGATGGACTTGAGGGAGGCCAAGTCCAAGTGCCGGGCCCTGACGCGGTGATTAAGGGTCTCCCCGCGAATGTCCTTTGCCGCCGCCTCACACTTCTCCATATCTCGACAGGCCAGAATGACGTTGCCTCCTGCAAGCCCAGGGCaggaaaaaattagtttttagatCCTCTCCCAGGTACAGACACCCAACACACATGAAAACACAGGCACCGTTTACAGCAGCAAAAGACGGAcaccacccaaatgtccaccagcggctgagcagagaggcacAAGGCGTCCATCCAGACCGTCGAACCTACTTGGCCACGGAAATGATCATGACATGCGCTACCACGTAGACGGACCTCACGAACGTGCTCGCTGGGAGCAGCCAGTCACGAAAGCCAACGCAGCCGATGATTCCGCTGATAAGAAATACCCAGAACAGGCTGATTGACAGGAGGCAGGATGGCTCCCTGGGAGGAGTGGGAATGGGGATGACCACTGAAAGGACGAGCTGTCATTCTGGCGAAACTGACTGGCAACGTTCACACAACTCCAGGAATATACTAACCACCACGGGGGAATTGTGTGACGTGTGGACTGAATTTCTGTACAGCCACAAAAAAATAACgttaggggcgcatgggtggctcagtgggttaaagcctctgccttcggctcaggtcatgatcccagggtcctgggatcgagccccacatcagg
Coding sequences:
- the RDH13 gene encoding retinol dehydrogenase 13 isoform X2 encodes the protein MNRYLLPLSVLGTAVGGAVLLRDYVAGGACPSKATILGKTVIVTGANTGIGKQTAMELARRGGNVILACRDMEKCEAAAKDIRGETLNHRVRARHLDLASLKSIREFAAKITEEEKQVHVLVNNAAVMRCPHWTTEDGFEMQFGVNYLGHFLLTNLLLDRLKASAPSRIINLSSLAHIAGHVDFDDLNWEKRKYDTRAAYCQSKLAIILFTKELSRRLQGTGVTVNAVHPGVARTKLGRHTGMHSSAFSSFTLGRRPGRTGAVVPVQTRRPADQGSDGISPSPKARSSI